GTTTCCTCTATCAATGCTTTGAATGTATATTCATTTGAAATAATAGTAACTGGAATTTTATATATATTTAATGTATTGGAAGTTGGATGTCCGATGGCAGCCACAACGATACCCTCATCATTCAATTTCCTGATAACCTCATCCTTAAACCCTATCTGTGATGCCATCCCAAGGAAATTCCGGACCATCATTGAACTGGTAAATACCACAGCATCAACCGTTTTATCCAGAATTGCCTGTATCAGTGCTTCCTGTGCACTCCCCCTTACAGGGCTGGTAATCTCATAGACCTGTGTTTCAAAAACATCGGCACCGGCAGCCTTTAAACCTTCCACCAGTACAGGTGCACCATGGGAACTCCTGGCAATGTCAACCACTTTCCCGTACACATTATTTCTGATGGCTTCAACCAACCCTTCCGAACTGTACGACTCTGGCATGAACGATATCAAAATCCCCTGCTCCAGAGCTGCTTCCCTGGTCTTGGGACCGATAGCAATAGTGGTAAGTCGGTTCAATGCAGCGATAAAAGCATCCCGGTCAGGCACCTTATCCAGCGTATGGTCTATGCCGTTTGCACTGGTAAAAATTACAATATCCGACTGTCCGGCCAGTATCCGGGACACAAACCCGTTAAAATACTCATCCCTCTTATCCAGTATCGCTATCATGGGAGCAGATATAACATCAAATCCGGCCTGCTGGCATACCTGGATGGAATCCTGTTCGTAGCGGACGGGCCGCATTATGGCAACCGTAGGTCTGGTGTCGATGTTGATGTGAGTGCTGGCATCGGAAC
The window above is part of the ANME-2 cluster archaeon genome. Proteins encoded here:
- a CDS encoding uroporphyrinogen-III synthase, which produces MASTSFSSDASTHINIDTRPTVAIMRPVRYEQDSIQVCQQAGFDVISAPMIAILDKRDEYFNGFVSRILAGQSDIVIFTSANGIDHTLDKVPDRDAFIAALNRLTTIAIGPKTREAALEQGILISFMPESYSSEGLVEAIRNNVYGKVVDIARSSHGAPVLVEGLKAAGADVFETQVYEITSPVRGSAQEALIQAILDKTVDAVVFTSSMMVRNFLGMASQIGFKDEVIRKLNDEGIVVAAIGHPTSNTLNIYKIPVTIISNEYTFKALIEETRKFFFVPG